A single window of Culicoides brevitarsis isolate CSIRO-B50_1 chromosome 3, AGI_CSIRO_Cbre_v1, whole genome shotgun sequence DNA harbors:
- the LOC134833524 gene encoding fatty acyl-CoA reductase wat-like isoform X1, with protein sequence MPDELFPDQIKMDVVNKCASTDNDMSHSNRLSSFSSLTSNMSHLKLTELQRFYTGANIFITGGTGFMGKMLLEKLLRTCTGIENIYLLIRPKKNKDIHTRIDELFDDLLFEKLKNEVPKFRHKLVAINGDCGQAGLGISLTDRQTLMQNVNIVIHAAATVRFDEKLKLAISINVHGTKDILSLCNEMKHLKSVIHVSTAYSNCHLRHIEEKFYQYPIQIDDLENLVEKFDDEALAELTPRILGNWPNTYAFTKALAEDVVRRNCKKLPLGIFRPAIVTSSAKEPVIGWIDNLYGPTGVVAGAGTGILRTMHCDKDINANIVPVDYTVNALIASVWDVAKAHEKHPAEEIPIYNYVSSVENPITWGDFTDLNINYGFEFPFSSAIWYLSFRMHRSAAINSLYMLFLHFLPALLIDSLAMIVGQKPRLLKIYKKVHKFSNVISFFCTNEWVFTNNNVQKLWLKLDESDQKLFDFNLKGLDWFEYLRYYIRGMRVYLMKDDLSTLEASKRKWNRFYWLHQLLKLFLAATALYFVGTLVYNFSH encoded by the exons ATGCCAG ACGAACTTTTTCCAGATCAAATAAAGATGGATGTTGTGAACAAATGCGCTTCTACCGACAACGACATGTCTCACTCCAACCGGTTATCGTCTTTCTCGAGTCTCACAAGCAACATGTCACACCTCAAACTGACGGAACTTCAGCGTTTTTACACCGGAGccaatatttttatcactGGAGGCACAG gattCATGGGAAAAATGTTGCTCGAGAAGCTCCTTCGCACATGCACGGGCATCGAAAACATCTACTTGCTCATAAGACCGAAGAAAAATAAGGATATTCACACGCGAATAGACGAGCTCTTTGACGATTTGCTCTTTGAGAAGCTGAAAAACGAAGTGCCCAAGTTTCGTCACAAATTGGTAGCCATAAACGGGGATTGCGGGCAAGCGGGACTCGGAATTAGCTTGACAGACCGACAAACATTGATGCAAAACGTGAATATTGTCATTCATGCCGCCGCTACGGTGAGATTTGATGAAAAGCTCAAGTTGGCAATTAGTATAAATGTTCACGGGACGAAAGATATTTTAAGTTTGTGCAACGAAATGAAGCATTTGAAG TCGGTAATTCATGTGTCAACAGCATATTCCAATTGTCATTTGCGTcacattgaagaaaaattctacCAATATCCCATTCAAATCGACGATTTAGAGAACCTCGTTGAGAAATTCGACGACGAAGCTCTTGCGGAATTGACGCCACG aatttTAGGAAATTGGCCCAACACATATGCCTTCACGAAAGCCCTTGCCGAAGATGTTGTCCGTAGAAATTGCAAAAAGCTCCCTCTGGGCATCTTCAGACCCGCAATTGTCACGTCATCCGCCAAGGAGCCCGTTATCGGGTGGATCGACAACCTCTATGGACCAACGGGAGTCGTTGCCGGAGCCGGCACTGGCATTCTTCGGACCATGCATTGTGACAAAGACATAAATGCGAATATTGTGCCCGTGGATTATACCGTAAATGCGCTAATTGCGAGTGTTTGGGATGTCGCCAAGGCTCACGAGAAGCA TCCTGCCGAAGAGATTCCAATTTACAATTATGTGTCATCCGTCGAAAATCCCATCACGTGGGGCGACTTTACAGACTTGAACATCAATTACGGGTTTGAATTTCCATTTTCAAGTGCCATTTG gtacCTCTCTTTTCGCATGCATCGAAGTGCTGCCATCAACAGTTTGTACatgttatttttgcattttttgcctGCTTTGTTGATTGATTCGTTGGCCATGATTGTGGGACAGAAAccgag actcttaaaaatctacaaaaaagtCCACAAATTCTCCAACGTAATCTCCTTTTTCTGCACCAACGAATGGGTCTTCACGAACAACAATGTGCAAAAATTGTGGCTCAAACTCGACGAAAGTGACCAAAAACTCTTCGATTTCAACTTGAAAGGTCTCGATTGGTTCGAATATCTTCGTTATTACATCCGTGGCATGCGCGTTTATCTCATGAAGGACGACTTATCCACGCTAGAGGCCTCAAAACGGAAATGGAATCGCTTTTACTGGTTACATCAACTCCTAAAACTATTCTTGGCGGCAACCGCTTTATATTTCGTCGGCACACTCGTGTATAATTTTAGTCATTAA
- the LOC134833524 gene encoding fatty acyl-CoA reductase wat-like isoform X2, which translates to MPDQIKMDVVNKCASTDNDMSHSNRLSSFSSLTSNMSHLKLTELQRFYTGANIFITGGTGFMGKMLLEKLLRTCTGIENIYLLIRPKKNKDIHTRIDELFDDLLFEKLKNEVPKFRHKLVAINGDCGQAGLGISLTDRQTLMQNVNIVIHAAATVRFDEKLKLAISINVHGTKDILSLCNEMKHLKSVIHVSTAYSNCHLRHIEEKFYQYPIQIDDLENLVEKFDDEALAELTPRILGNWPNTYAFTKALAEDVVRRNCKKLPLGIFRPAIVTSSAKEPVIGWIDNLYGPTGVVAGAGTGILRTMHCDKDINANIVPVDYTVNALIASVWDVAKAHEKHPAEEIPIYNYVSSVENPITWGDFTDLNINYGFEFPFSSAIWYLSFRMHRSAAINSLYMLFLHFLPALLIDSLAMIVGQKPRLLKIYKKVHKFSNVISFFCTNEWVFTNNNVQKLWLKLDESDQKLFDFNLKGLDWFEYLRYYIRGMRVYLMKDDLSTLEASKRKWNRFYWLHQLLKLFLAATALYFVGTLVYNFSH; encoded by the exons ATGCCAG ATCAAATAAAGATGGATGTTGTGAACAAATGCGCTTCTACCGACAACGACATGTCTCACTCCAACCGGTTATCGTCTTTCTCGAGTCTCACAAGCAACATGTCACACCTCAAACTGACGGAACTTCAGCGTTTTTACACCGGAGccaatatttttatcactGGAGGCACAG gattCATGGGAAAAATGTTGCTCGAGAAGCTCCTTCGCACATGCACGGGCATCGAAAACATCTACTTGCTCATAAGACCGAAGAAAAATAAGGATATTCACACGCGAATAGACGAGCTCTTTGACGATTTGCTCTTTGAGAAGCTGAAAAACGAAGTGCCCAAGTTTCGTCACAAATTGGTAGCCATAAACGGGGATTGCGGGCAAGCGGGACTCGGAATTAGCTTGACAGACCGACAAACATTGATGCAAAACGTGAATATTGTCATTCATGCCGCCGCTACGGTGAGATTTGATGAAAAGCTCAAGTTGGCAATTAGTATAAATGTTCACGGGACGAAAGATATTTTAAGTTTGTGCAACGAAATGAAGCATTTGAAG TCGGTAATTCATGTGTCAACAGCATATTCCAATTGTCATTTGCGTcacattgaagaaaaattctacCAATATCCCATTCAAATCGACGATTTAGAGAACCTCGTTGAGAAATTCGACGACGAAGCTCTTGCGGAATTGACGCCACG aatttTAGGAAATTGGCCCAACACATATGCCTTCACGAAAGCCCTTGCCGAAGATGTTGTCCGTAGAAATTGCAAAAAGCTCCCTCTGGGCATCTTCAGACCCGCAATTGTCACGTCATCCGCCAAGGAGCCCGTTATCGGGTGGATCGACAACCTCTATGGACCAACGGGAGTCGTTGCCGGAGCCGGCACTGGCATTCTTCGGACCATGCATTGTGACAAAGACATAAATGCGAATATTGTGCCCGTGGATTATACCGTAAATGCGCTAATTGCGAGTGTTTGGGATGTCGCCAAGGCTCACGAGAAGCA TCCTGCCGAAGAGATTCCAATTTACAATTATGTGTCATCCGTCGAAAATCCCATCACGTGGGGCGACTTTACAGACTTGAACATCAATTACGGGTTTGAATTTCCATTTTCAAGTGCCATTTG gtacCTCTCTTTTCGCATGCATCGAAGTGCTGCCATCAACAGTTTGTACatgttatttttgcattttttgcctGCTTTGTTGATTGATTCGTTGGCCATGATTGTGGGACAGAAAccgag actcttaaaaatctacaaaaaagtCCACAAATTCTCCAACGTAATCTCCTTTTTCTGCACCAACGAATGGGTCTTCACGAACAACAATGTGCAAAAATTGTGGCTCAAACTCGACGAAAGTGACCAAAAACTCTTCGATTTCAACTTGAAAGGTCTCGATTGGTTCGAATATCTTCGTTATTACATCCGTGGCATGCGCGTTTATCTCATGAAGGACGACTTATCCACGCTAGAGGCCTCAAAACGGAAATGGAATCGCTTTTACTGGTTACATCAACTCCTAAAACTATTCTTGGCGGCAACCGCTTTATATTTCGTCGGCACACTCGTGTATAATTTTAGTCATTAA